The stretch of DNA GGGTGTTGGAGCCCTTCTCCAGCGCGCCGGTGCGCAGCAGCGTCTGGTTGAAACCGGAGAACGCGTAACCGCCGACGAGGGCGACGTCGCGCGCGATGTACAGGCCGTCGGCGCCGCCGCTGTTCATCGTGTGCGCGGCGGTCCGCAACGCGGTGTGATCGACCCAGTCGGGGGTGTTCTCGACGACGGCGAAGAACGACCTCAAATAGTCGGGTGCGTCGGGGACCGCGTCGATGCCGTCGACCAGCGCTCGCTCGAACAGTGGACGCAGTTCGCCGACGCCGGGGCCGGCGATCATCTGGTCGACGACGTCGTCCATCAGCGGATCGCCCTCGAGGAGTGCGAGGCCGAGCCGTTCGAACCGAGCCTCGTCGACGGGACGGATGCGCAGCACCCGCGCGAAGAGTTCGACACCCGCGGGGACGGGCCGGGGCGATGCGGGGTGCCTGCGCGGGATGTCTGTGCTCATGATGTCGCCCTCGGTGAGACAAATTTTGGAAAACGTCTGTTACCCGAATCTAGACATCGCTAGAATCCGATGTCAATGAGCCGTGAGGGAGTTGTCCGCGATTACGGGGGCGTCAGTGCCGACGACCGCCGGTCCGATCGTCGGCAGCGGTTGATCGCGGCCGCGCGGACCATCTGGGGCGACACCGGGGTGGCCGAGGTGACCGTGCGAGGCACCGCGCGTGAGGCCGGCCTGGCGTACCGGTACTTCTACGAGCATTTCGCCAATCGCGATGCGCTCGTGATCGCGGTGGCCGAACAGGTGCGTGACGAACTCGTCGAGGTTCTCGTGTCGGCGAGTGCCTCGGCGGGCGGCGGCATCGAGCAGCAGTTGCGCGCGGCGTTGCGGGCCTTCCTCGCGGCCGTCAGTGACGACCCGCGGATGTTCCGCATCATGACCAGCGACGACGCTGGTGTGGCAGGTCTGGACCAGCGGCGCAGGGAGACGCTGGACCTCGTCGCGGAGGTGGTGGTCGCCACGCTCGGGGCGCAGTCGGAGCTCGCCGAGGCCGATCTGCGGCGCACGGCGCGGTTCGCGGTGGGCGGCGTGTACCGCCTCGTTGAGACGTGGCTGGTCGAACACGACGTCGGTGCCGACGAACTCGCCGACGTGTGCACCCGCTTGGCGATGTCGGTGACCATGCGCTGACCTCCGTCGGCCGGTCGCGTCTCAATGTGCGACGATCCGGGGGTTCGCCATTGATAAGTGATCACCGGTCACGCGATCGTTGATGCATGAGCGATCACACGAAGGTCACAGTCCAGAAGGTCATCTCCGCACCCGTCGAGCAGGTGTTCGCCGTACTCCGCGACCCGGCGAATCACGTCGGTCTCGACGGCTCGGGCTTCGTCCGCGGTGTCGACTCCGGCGGTCCGATCCAGCAGGTCGGCGACGTGTTCACGATGAACATGTACGGCGAACATCTCGACGGCGATTACCAGACCGACAACTACGTCACCGCCTACGACGAGAACGCGCGCCTGGCGTGGAAGACCGCCGTCGCCGGTACGCAGCCGCCCGGATGGGAGTGGATCTGGGAGTTCGAATCGGCGGGCCCGGACACGACCACGGTGCGCCACACCTACGACTGGTCGGGGGTCACCGATACCGCGCTCCTCGAACAGTTGAACTTCCCGTTCGTGACGGTCCCGCAACTGGAGGACACGCTGTCGCGACTCGCGGCGGCGGTGTGATCGAATCTCGAACGCATCGCGCGGTCGGCGGTCTTCTCCGCGCACCCCGACCGCACGCGCGCCCCGACGAGAGAAGTGCCCGAACCCGGGCCGCGCGGGCCCGTCGAACGACGTAGTCCGTCAGCGATGCTGTGCGGCGTACTCGTCGTTCGGACGCATGTCGACCGCCGAGGCGAGACGGTTCGTCATGTTGAAGAACGCCGCCGTCGACGCGATGTCCCAGATGTCGCGGTCGGTGAAGCCCACCTCGCGCAACCCCTCTCGGTCGGATTCGTCCATCTTGGCCGGCTGCTCGGTCACCTTCTCGGCGAACTCGAGCATCGCCCGCTGCCGTGCATCGAGGTCGGCGGCGCGGAAGTTCATCACCATCATCTCGCCGAGATGCGGATCGCCCGACAACTGGCGCACGGCCGCCCCGTGCGCGGTCAGGCAGTAGTAGCACTTGTTGATCGAGGAGACGACCACGGCGATCATCTCGCGCTCGAGCTTGCTCAATGCGGAGTCGCCGAGCATCAGATCGTTGTAGCTCGCGGTGAACGCCTGCAGCTTCGCCTCGTCGAACGTGTAGGCCCGCAGCACGTTCGGGACCATCCCGAGCTTCTCGCGGCACACCGCGAAGTACTTCTCGGTCGCCTCGGACAGTTCGCCCGCGGGCAGATCGAGGGCGGTGATCTTCTCAGACATTCGTCAGGTCCGTTCGCTGGGGGGATTCGGGTGTGAACAATCGTAGACACGCCATCGATCACGATTGTCGAATACCGACTCTGACCGGTGCGGACAGTGCGATCCCGGGAGTATCGATTCGGTGATTCGGCAGATCTCCGCCGAGATTGGGCTACGGTAGAGACCGATTAGAGGAGAGATCCACTGAACGATATCTGGGAATTCATCAGTAATCGCAGGTCTCAACTGGCCCTCGATTCATGGCTGCACGTATCCGCTGTGATCCAGTGCCTTCTGCTCGCGACGGTGATCGGCGTGTGCGTCGGAATCCTGGTCTACCGGAGCCCGGCGGGATCGGCGCTTGCCACCGCATTGTCGAGCACGATTCTCACCGTGCCGTCATTCGCTCTGCTCGGTCTGCTCATTCCCATTCTCGGATTGGGCGTGCCGCCGACGGTGATCGCGTTGACCTTGTATTCGCTGCTGCCGATCGTGCGCAACACGATCGTCGGACTCGGTGCCGTCGACCCGTCGGTGACCGATGCGGCCAAAGGGATCGGGATGAACCGCTTCCGCGTGCTCACGCGGATCGAGCTGGTCCTCGCCTGGCCGTCGATCCTCACCGGTATGCGGGTGAGTACGCAGATGGCCATGGGAATCCTGGCGATCGCGGCCTACGCCAAGGGGCCGGGGCTGGGCAATCTGATCTTCTCCGGCCTGTCGCGCGTGGGTAGCCCGACCGCGGTTCCGCAGGCTCTCACCGGGACGGTGCTGATCGTCGTCCTCGCGTTGATCCTGGACGGAATCTACGTGCTGATCGGCCGTTTCACCACGTCGAAGGGAATCCGTTGAGCACGAACCCAGAATCCGCCAATTCCAGCGTCTCGGGCGTGGAGATCGTTCTCGATCATGTCTCCAAGACCTATCCGGGGCAGGACACGCCGGCCGTCGCGGACGTTTCCATGACCATTCCCGCAGGCGAGATCGTCGTGTTCGTCGGCCCTTCCGGCAGTGGAAAGACGACGACGATGAGAATGATCAATCGTCTCATCGAGCCGACGTCCGGCACCATCACCATCGGCGGCCGCGACGCATTGTCGATCGATGCGAACGAACTCAGGCAGAGCATCGGGTACGCCATTCAGCAGGGCGGACTGTTCCCGCACATGACCGTTTCGCAGAACATCGCCGTCGTGCCCAAGCTGCTCAAATGGGATAAGAAGCGGATCACGGATAGAGTGAACGAACTTCTCGACTTGGTGGGGCTCGATCCCGACCAGTTCGGCCAGCGGTATCCGCGGCAGCTCTCCGGCGGCCAGCAGCAGCGCGTGGGCGTGGCTCGCGCACTCGCCGCCGATCCGCCCGTCCTGTTGATGGACGAGCCGTTCGGCGCCGTCGATCCGATCACCCGCGGCCTCCTGCAGGACGAGCTGATGACCCTGCAGGCGGAACTGCGCAAGACCATCGTCTTCGTGACCCACGACTTCAACGAGGCGGTCAAACTCGGGGACCGCATCGCCGTGCTCGGCGAGCAGTCCCGCATCCAGCAGTACGACACCCCCGAGGCGATCCTGGCGAATCCCGCGAACGAGACGGTTGCGGGCTTCGTCGGTCAGGGCGCGGCCCTCCAACAGCTCAACCTGATGCGCGTGCGCGATGTCGACATCGAACAGCGGCCCACCGCGCACGAGAGCGATTCCGTGGAGGACTTCGCGTCCCGGATCCAGACGTGGGGCGTGATCCTCGACAGCCGGGACCGGCCGATCCGGTGGACCGACCGCACGCATCTGCGCGGGGTCGCCTCCATCGCCGACGTCGGGTTGCCGATGGGCGAGATGGTCACGATCGCGTCGACGCTGCAGGACGCGCTCGAAGCGATTCTCGCCGAACGCAACGCGGCGACTGTCGTGACCGGCCCCCGGGGCCGCTACGAGGGCGTCATCACCATCGAGACGCTGGTCGACACGATTCGGAGTCTGCGCGAGGAACACCAGGACGACCCGGCGATCTCCGATCCCGGATCGGACTCGTTTCCGGCCGCCGACGCCGAGTCCGCAACCGAGAGTCCCACTCGATGACCGCCGACACAGCAGCCCCCGAAGCGAAACCGGCGCGGGCCGGAATAGTCCAGCTGTGGGCGCAGCCGGTCGTGGTGGTGATCCTCGCGGCCGGTGTCCTGATCTGGGCGTTCACCCGGAATCTGACCGAGACGCAGAAGGCGACGATCAACGCCTCGTACATCGGGCAGCTGATCGGTGAACACCTCGCGTTGACCGTCGCGATCACGGCGATCGTCCTCGTCGTCGCGGTGCCGTTGGCGGTTCTGGTGACTCGTGACCGGTTCCGCTGGCTCGCACCGCTGTTCATCGGCATCGCGAACATCGGACAGGCCGCGCCCGCGATCGGTCTGCTCGTGCTGTTCTTCCTGTGGACGGCGACGACCGGATTCTGGATCGGCGTGCTGCCCGTCGCCTTCTATTCACTGCTGCCCGTCCTGCGCAACAGCATCCTGGGGCTCAACGAGGTCGATTCGTCCTTGAAGGACGCCGCTCGCGGACAGGGCATGTCGGAGACGAAGGTCCTCCGCAAGGTGGAGCTTCCGCTCGCCGTGCCGTTCATCCTCGCCGGGCTGCGCACCTCGCTGGTCCTGGCCGTCGGCACGGCGACGCTGTGCTTCCTGGTCGACGCGGGCGGTCTCGGCATTCTGATCGACACCGGATACAAGCTCCGGGACAACGTGACGTTGATCCTCGGCGCGATCCTGGCCGTGAGCCTGGCACTGATCGTCGACTGGTGCGGCGCCCTCGCCGAACGCTACCTCGGACCGAAGGGACTCCGATGAGGACTCGCTCGCATCCGGTCCGACGGATCATCGTGATGATCGTCGTCGCGGTTCTCGCGTCGACCGCCGCCGCATGCGGACTGGAGTCCGGCGGCGCCGTCCCGCTCCCGGTGAAGCCCGGCTCCATCAAGGAGAATCCCGACCTGGCGGGAGTCAAACTGACCGTCGGGTCGAAGGACTTCACCGAACAGGTGATCCTCGGTTACATCCTCGAATTCAGTCTGGCCGCGGCGGGAGCCGACGTCCGCGACCTGACGAACATCCAGGGATCGAACTCCTCGCGCGATGCGATGGTGGCCGGACAGGTGGACCTGAACATCGAGTACACCGGAACCGGATGGATCAACTACCTCGGCAACGAGAAGCCCATCGCGGATCCGACCGAGCAGTTCGAGGCGGTCCGCGACCAGGATCTGAAGGAGAACGACGTGGTCTGGACGGACCCGTCTCCGTTGGACAATACGTACGCGCTGGCGGTCAATCAGTCCAATCTGGCCAAACTCGGTGTCACGACGCTGTCGCAGTACGCGGAACTGGTCAAGACGAATCCGGCTGCCGCGACCACGTGCCTGGAGACCGAGTTCCGCAGCCGCCAGGACGGATTCCCCGGTATGGCGGCGGCGTACGGGTTCGATCCGGGCGCGGCCCGAACCCAGATCCTGCAGACCGGCATCATCTACCAGGCGACGGCGAACGGCAACTGCGCGTTCGGCGAGGTCTTCACCACCGACGGTCGGATCAAGGCGCTCGACTTGACGGTCCTCGAGGACGACAAGTCGTTCTTCCCGCACTACAACGCGGCGCTGACCATGCGCAAGGAGACCGCCGAGGCGCACCCGGCGATTGCCGAGGTGATGAAGCCGGTGATGGAGACGCTCAACTCCGACGAGATCAGCGAACTCAACAAGCAGGTGGACGTCGACGGTCGCGAACCCGCCGACGTCGCCCGCGACTGGCTCGTCCAGAAGGGTTTCGTCACCGTGTAGCGCGCCCCGGAGTGGTGGCTGCGACGGTCACCGTGTCTGAAAGCGCGCTCGCGGGTCCGTCCGGTCCTGCCAGCCCAGGCGCTCCAGTTCCGGTGTCGCATCGAGAGTCTCGGGATACCCGAGGCACAGGTAGGCGACGAGGGTCCAGTCGGCGGGCACGTCGAGGGCCGCGCGCACCTCGACGGGGTCGATGATCGACACCCAGCCGATTCCCACGCCGCGGGCGCGGGCCGCCAGCCACAGGGTGCTGATCGCGGTGACCACCGAGTACTCGAGGGTCTGCGGCATCGTCGCGCGGCCCAGGCCCGCGCCCTGACGGGGATCGGGTGCGCAGAACACCGC from Gordonia humi encodes:
- a CDS encoding ABC transporter permease, with the protein product MTADTAAPEAKPARAGIVQLWAQPVVVVILAAGVLIWAFTRNLTETQKATINASYIGQLIGEHLALTVAITAIVLVVAVPLAVLVTRDRFRWLAPLFIGIANIGQAAPAIGLLVLFFLWTATTGFWIGVLPVAFYSLLPVLRNSILGLNEVDSSLKDAARGQGMSETKVLRKVELPLAVPFILAGLRTSLVLAVGTATLCFLVDAGGLGILIDTGYKLRDNVTLILGAILAVSLALIVDWCGALAERYLGPKGLR
- a CDS encoding peroxidase-related enzyme (This protein belongs to a clade of uncharacterized proteins related to peroxidases such as the alkylhydroperoxidase AhpD.), whose product is MSEKITALDLPAGELSEATEKYFAVCREKLGMVPNVLRAYTFDEAKLQAFTASYNDLMLGDSALSKLEREMIAVVVSSINKCYYCLTAHGAAVRQLSGDPHLGEMMVMNFRAADLDARQRAMLEFAEKVTEQPAKMDESDREGLREVGFTDRDIWDIASTAAFFNMTNRLASAVDMRPNDEYAAQHR
- a CDS encoding ABC transporter permease, with amino-acid sequence MSNRRSQLALDSWLHVSAVIQCLLLATVIGVCVGILVYRSPAGSALATALSSTILTVPSFALLGLLIPILGLGVPPTVIALTLYSLLPIVRNTIVGLGAVDPSVTDAAKGIGMNRFRVLTRIELVLAWPSILTGMRVSTQMAMGILAIAAYAKGPGLGNLIFSGLSRVGSPTAVPQALTGTVLIVVLALILDGIYVLIGRFTTSKGIR
- a CDS encoding SRPBCC family protein — translated: MSDHTKVTVQKVISAPVEQVFAVLRDPANHVGLDGSGFVRGVDSGGPIQQVGDVFTMNMYGEHLDGDYQTDNYVTAYDENARLAWKTAVAGTQPPGWEWIWEFESAGPDTTTVRHTYDWSGVTDTALLEQLNFPFVTVPQLEDTLSRLAAAV
- a CDS encoding ABC transporter ATP-binding protein → MSTNPESANSSVSGVEIVLDHVSKTYPGQDTPAVADVSMTIPAGEIVVFVGPSGSGKTTTMRMINRLIEPTSGTITIGGRDALSIDANELRQSIGYAIQQGGLFPHMTVSQNIAVVPKLLKWDKKRITDRVNELLDLVGLDPDQFGQRYPRQLSGGQQQRVGVARALAADPPVLLMDEPFGAVDPITRGLLQDELMTLQAELRKTIVFVTHDFNEAVKLGDRIAVLGEQSRIQQYDTPEAILANPANETVAGFVGQGAALQQLNLMRVRDVDIEQRPTAHESDSVEDFASRIQTWGVILDSRDRPIRWTDRTHLRGVASIADVGLPMGEMVTIASTLQDALEAILAERNAATVVTGPRGRYEGVITIETLVDTIRSLREEHQDDPAISDPGSDSFPAADAESATESPTR
- a CDS encoding glycine betaine ABC transporter substrate-binding protein; translated protein: MIVVAVLASTAAACGLESGGAVPLPVKPGSIKENPDLAGVKLTVGSKDFTEQVILGYILEFSLAAAGADVRDLTNIQGSNSSRDAMVAGQVDLNIEYTGTGWINYLGNEKPIADPTEQFEAVRDQDLKENDVVWTDPSPLDNTYALAVNQSNLAKLGVTTLSQYAELVKTNPAAATTCLETEFRSRQDGFPGMAAAYGFDPGAARTQILQTGIIYQATANGNCAFGEVFTTDGRIKALDLTVLEDDKSFFPHYNAALTMRKETAEAHPAIAEVMKPVMETLNSDEISELNKQVDVDGREPADVARDWLVQKGFVTV
- a CDS encoding TetR/AcrR family transcriptional regulator, whose amino-acid sequence is MSREGVVRDYGGVSADDRRSDRRQRLIAAARTIWGDTGVAEVTVRGTAREAGLAYRYFYEHFANRDALVIAVAEQVRDELVEVLVSASASAGGGIEQQLRAALRAFLAAVSDDPRMFRIMTSDDAGVAGLDQRRRETLDLVAEVVVATLGAQSELAEADLRRTARFAVGGVYRLVETWLVEHDVGADELADVCTRLAMSVTMR